The nucleotide sequence GGCACCTCGGGGAACATCTCGCGCACGGCCCTGAAGGCCAGGGCGACGCCGCCCGCGGCGACCACGTGGTTGTCCTTGACGAGGGCCGCGTCCGAGAGGGACATGCGGTGGTTGACGCCGCCGCCGCAGCGGACCGCGAACTTCTCCAGGGAGCGCAGCCCCGGCGTCGTCTTCCTGGTGTCGCGCACCTTCGCCTTCGTGCCCTCCAGGGCATCCGCCCACGCGCGCGTGGCGGTGGCGATGCCGGAGAGGCGGCACAGCAGGTTCAGGGCGCTGCGCTCGGCGGTGAGGAGGTCACGGGTGGCGCCGGTGACGCTGAGGAGCTTCTGGCCGGCCTCGACGCGGTCGCCGTCCTCGACGTGCCGCTCGACCTCGAACTCGTCGGAGCAGGCCACGGAGAGGACCGCCTCGGCGATCCTGAGGCCCGCCACGACGCCGCCCTCACGGGCGGTGAAGTCGGCGGTGGCGCGGGCGTCCTCGGGGATGGTCGCGACCGTCGTCACGTCCACGCCGTGGTCGAGGTCCTCCTGGATGGCGACGTTGGCGATGTCCTCGACCTCCACGGGGTCGAGTCCGGCGTCGGCCAGGAGCTGGGCGAGCGCGGGGTCGAGCCCGCACTCCAGGTACTCCTCTTCGGTCAACCCGTCGTCGGCGCCGCAGGCGCAGCCGTCGCCGCAGCCGCCGCCGGAGGCGAGGGGAAGTTCGGGGGTGCTCACGTCTGTCACTGCTCCTGGTGATGCGGCCGGGTCGGGGGGAAGTCTGCGGTATCCGTGGTGTGTACGGCGAGCGTCCGGTCCGGATTCAGCCGTACGACGATGTGGCGGCGCCAGACGGCGTCGTCGCGCTCGGCGTGGTCCTCGCGCCAGTGGCAGCCGCGGGTCTCCTCGCGCAGCCGGGCGGCGGCGACCAGGACGCGGGCCACGCACAGGAGGTTGGTGGTCTCCCAGGTGTCGACGCCCGGCTCGGCCGTCTTGCCGTGCTCGGCGAGGGTGTCGCGGGCCTGCGCGTGCAGCCGGTCCAGGGCCGCGGCGGCGGTCGCGAGGGAGGTCTCGGAGCGCAGGACGCCGGCGCCCTCGGTCATGATCCGCTGGATCGCGAACCGTATCTCCGGATCGAGCAGCGGGTGCGCGGGCTTCTCGGCGTACGGGACGGGCTGGGGCACGCGCGCGTGGAGGTCGTTCCCGGCGTGGGCCGCGGCGATGTCGGCGACGATGCGCTCGGCGTAGACCAGGCCCTCCAGGAGGGAGTTCGAGGCGAGCCGGTTGGCGCCGTGGACGCCGGTGCAGGCGACCTCGCCGCAGGCGTAGAGGCCGGGGACGGTGGTCCGGCCCTGGGAGTCGGTGCGGACGCCGCCGGAGGCGTAGTGGGCGGCCGGGGCGACCGGGATGGGCTCGGTCACCGGGTCGAAGCCGTGAGCGCGGCAGGCGGCGAGGATCGTCGGGAAGCGGTGCTCCCACATGTGCGCGCCGAAGTGCCGGGCGTCCAGGTACATGTGCTCGGCACCCTGCTCCTGCATGCGGCGCATGATGCCCTTGGCGACGATGTCGCGGGGCGCCAGTTCGGCCAGTTCGTGCTGGCCGAGCATGAAGCGGATGCCGTCGGCGTCGACCAGGTGGGCGCCCTCGCCGCGTACCGCCTCGGAGACGAGCGGCTGCTGGCCCTCCGCGTCGGCGCCCAGGAACAGCACGGTCGGGTGGAACTGCACGAATTCGAGGTCGGAGACCTCCGCTCCCGCGCGCAGGGCGAGGGCGACGCCGTCGCCGGTGGAGACGGACGGGTTGGTGGTGGCGGAGAAGACCTGGCCCATGCCGCCGGTGGCGAGGACCACGGCGGGGGCGTGGACGGCTCCGACGCCGTCGTGCTGGCCCTCGCCCATGACGTGCAGGGTGACACCGGCGGTGCGGCCGTCGGCGTCCGTCAGAAGGTCCAGGACGAGCGCGTTCTCGACCGTGCGCAGCCCGCGCGCGCGTACGGCCTCGACGAGCGCCCGGGAGATCTCGGCGCCGGTCGCGTCGCCGCCCGCGTGGGCGATGCGGCGGCGGTGGTGGCCGCCCTCGCGGGTCAGCTCCAGGCCACCCTCCTCCGACTCGTCGAAGTGGGCGCCCGTCGCGATCAGGCGGTGCACGGCGTCGGGGCCCTCGGTGACGAGGAGCCGTACGGCCTCCTCGTCACACAGGCCCGCGCCGGCCACCAGGGTGTCGTCCTGGTGCTGTTCGGGGGTGTCCCCCTCGCCGAGGGCGGCGGCGATGCCGCCCTGGGCCCAGCGGGTGGAGCCGTCGTCGAGGCGGGCCTTGGTGACGACGACCGTACGCAGGCCCGCGGCCTCGCAGCGCAGCGCGGCGGTGAGGCCGGCGACGCCCGAGCCGACGACCACGACGTCGGCGGCGACGGACCATCCCGGGGCGGGCGCGTGCAGTCGTATGCCTGTGCTGGTCACGAGGCGGCTCCGAAGGTCAGGGGGATGTTGTCGATCAGCCGGGTCTTCCCCACCCGGGCCGCGACGGCGAGGACGGCTTCACCGGTGAAGCCGTCGGGGATGTCGGTGAAGTCGGACGGGTCGACCAGGGCCAGGTAGTCCAGGGCGAGCGGCGGCTTCATGCGCAGGGCCTCGTCGAGGACCAGGCGGGCGGCGGCGCGGACGGCGGCCGGGCCGCCGGGGGCGGCCTTGGCCATGGCGTGCGCGTCGGCGGCCGCGCGGGACTCGCCGATCGCGCTCAGGGCCTCGGCCCGCGCGCGCGTGGCGGGCACCTCGCGGGCCCGTGCGCGCAGCGCCTCCTGGGCGGCGTGCCGGTCACTGCCCGCGAACAGCGCCTGGGAGAGCGCCAGGGCCGTACGGCGCTCTTCGGTGGACAGATACCGGTTGCGGCTGGACAGGGCCAGGCCGTCGTCCTCGCGGACGGTCGGCACGCCCACGATGTCCATGCCGAAGTTCAGGTCGCGGACCATGCGGCGGATCAGGGCGAGCTGCTGGGCGTCCTTCTGGCCGTAGAGCGCCACGTCGGGGCGGGTGAGGTGCAGCAGCTTGGCGACGACGGTGAGCATGCCGTCGAAGTGCCCGGGGCGGGAGGCACCTTCCAGACGCTCGCCCATGGGTCCCGCGGTGACGCGGACCTGGGGTTCGCCGCCCGGATAGACCTCGTCCGCGGACGGGGCGAACACCACGTCGGCGCCGGAGGCTTCGGCGAGCTCGACGTCGGCGTCCAGCGTGCGCGGGTAGCGGTCGAGGTCCTCGCCGGCGCCGAACTGGAGGGGGTTGACGAAGACCGTCACGACGACCTCGCCCGTGCCGCCCGCGATCTCGCGCGCGGTGCGGATCAGGGTGGCGTGGCCCTCGTGCAGGGCGCCCATGGTCATCACGACGGCCCGGCGTCCCGCACGCGCGCGTGCGTGCAGTTCGCCGGCCGTGCGCAGCACGGTGGTGGTCATGGGGCGTCCCCTTCGGTCCCGTCGGTGCCGCCTGTTCCGGTGGTTCCGTCCGTCCCTCCCGCGAGTACCCCGAGGAGGTCCTCGGCCAGCTCCGGCTTGAGCAGGCCGTGGGCGAGGGCCCGGTCGGCGGTCGCGCGGGCCATCGCCAGATACCCGGCGACGGCCGCCGGGGCGTGCGCGCGCAGCTCGGCGACGTGCGCGGCGACCGTGCCCGCGTCCCCGCGCGCGACGGGGCCAGTGAGGGCCGCGTCGCCCGACCTGAGCGCGTTGTCCAGGGCGGCGCCGAGCAGCGGGCCGAGCATGCGGTCGGGGGCGGAGACACCGGCCGTGCGCAGCAGCTCCATGGACTGCGCGACCAGCGTCACCAGGTGGTTGGCGCCCAGGGCGAGGGCCGCGTGATAGAGCGGGCGGTTCTCCTCGGCGATCCACTCGGGCTCGCCGCCCATCTCGATCACCAGCGCCTCGGCGGCCAGCCGCAGCGCGTCCGGCGCCGTGACCCCGAAGGAGCACCCGGCGAGCCGCTGCACGTCCACCGGCGTCCCCGTGAACGTCATCGCGGGGTGCAGCGCCAGCGGCAGCGCCCCGGCCCTGAGCGCGGGGTCCAGTACCTTCGCGCCGTACCGGCCGGAGGTGTGCACGATGAGCTGTCCCGGCCGCACGGAACCGGTCTCGGCGAGGCCCTCGACCAGCCCCGGCAGGGCGTCGTCCGGGACGGTCAGCAGGACCAGGTCCGCGTGTCGCAGCACGTCGGCGGGGGACATCAGCGGCACATCGGGCAGCAGCTCGGCGGCGCGTCGCCGGGAGGCGTCGGACACGCCGGAGACGGCCACCGGACGGTGACCCGCGAGTCGCAGCGCCGCCGCCAGCGCGGGGCCGACCCGGCCGGCGCCCACGACACCGACGGCGAGCCGCGCGGGGCGGTCCTTCGGCTCTGGTTGCTGGAATGTACTCACTCGGTGGTGGCCTTCCCGTTCCAGTCCGCTCTGGGTACCGGACGATTTCTCGTCATGTTAACGCGATTGGTTCGAGGGGCGTTCGGTTGCCCACAGGCTGTGGGTGGTCGCGAGTCGTTTCCGCAGGTCGTCTCCACAGGTCGTCTTCACAGGCCGGGAACGGGGTCCTGGTGCGCGGGCCGGGGTGCGGTCACCGGCGTGAAAACCGGGTGCCGGGCGGGACGGGCCAGGGGATGATCCCCGGATGAGCGAGACGGCGGGGACGGCGGAGACCACTGCGGACGAGGCGGCCACCGAGGAGTCCCCGGCGACTCTGCGGTACAAGCGGCGGCAGGCCGTCCATCGGGCGGCCGGACGGGTACTGGCGCGGACGAGTGCGCTGGCGACGCTCCGGGAGCGGCTGGCGCTGCTGGACGCGGCCGGGGACGTGTACGACCTGGACGAGACGGCGGACATCTACGGCAACGGGGTCGTCGAGGCCCTGGAGACACGGACGGCCGCGCTGCTCGGCACGGAGGCCGCCGCGTTCTTCCCGACCGGCACGATGGCCCAGCAGGTGGCTCTGCGCTGCTGGGCCGCCCGCACCGGGAACCCGACCGTCGCCCTGCACGCGCTCGCCCACCCCGAGATGTACGAGCGGCATGCGTTCAGCCAGGTCAGCGGGTTGCGTCCGGTCCGGCTGACAAGCGAGCCACGGCTGCCGACCGCCGACGAGGTACGCGGTCTCGACGAGCCCTTCGGCGCGCTGATGCTCGAACTGCCCCTCAGGGAGGCCGGTTTCGTGCTCCCTTCCTGGGAGGAGCTGACAGAGCTCACCGAGGCGGCGCGCGAGCGGGACGCGGTGGTCCACTTCGACGGGGCCCGCCTGTGGGAGTCCGCGACCCACTTCGGCCGTCCCGTCGACGAGATCGCGGCCCTGGCCGACAGCGTCTACGTGTCGTACTACAAGTCCCTCGGCGCCTACGGCGGTGCCGCGATCGCCGGCCCCAGGACGCTCGTCGACGAGACGAAGGCCTGGCGGCACCGGTACGGCGGCCAGCTCTTCCAGCAGTTCCCCACCGCGCTGTCGGCCCTCGTCGGCCTGGAGCGCGAGCTGCCCCGGCTGCCGGAATACGTCCGCCACGCGCGCGTGGTCGCCACCGCGCTGCGCGAGGGGTTCGCGGCGGCGGGCGTGCCATGGGCGCGCGTGCACCCCGAGGAGCCCCACACGAACGAGTTCCAGGTGTGGCTGCCGTACGAGGTCGACGTCGTCGCGGAGGCCGCCGTCCGGCAGGGCGAGCAGACGGGCGCGCTGCTCTTCGCCCGCCCCTGGGACCCCGGCGGGCCGGGGCTGGCCGTCACGGAGATCGAGGTACGGGCCGCCGCGCTGGAGTGGACGGCGGCGGACGTGCGCAGGGCCGTGGCGGACTTCGTGGCGCTGGTGGGGAAGGTCGCCGGCGAGTAGTCGCCGGACGGGTGGCGGCGACCTCGTCCTCCGAGCCGGGAAGCGGGAGCCTGTCGTCGGACGGGGCGTTGTCGGTGGCCGGGTGCACCATGTGGTCATGAGCGTGCGCATCGACATCACCGGACTGCGGCGGGAGCGGGTGGCCGTCGTGCCCTCGCCCCTGGCCGAGCTGGGCATGGCGCTGCACGTGCTGGCCGAACCGGGCCACCATCCGGGGTCGCGGGGCTGGGCGGCGGGGGTGACCGCCCGGCTCGACGCGCATCTCGCCGACCGGTTGTCCGAGGCGGACTTCCTGTGGCGTACGTCGTTCTCGGACCTGTTCATGCCGTTCGCCGGGATCCCAGGCCGGGACACACTCCCGGGCGCGACGCTCGCCGACGACCTCGATCTGCTGGACAAGCTGACGGACGACCAGTTCGTCGACGCCGGGCTGGAGTTCGTCTGCTCCCCCGAGTACGCGTACGACTCGCAGCGGCCCGGTGCGCTGTCCGACCCGGAGATGCGGCGGCGCGCCCTGCATCTCGCCGCCGCGCGCGGGCCGCTGCAACTGCGGTTCACGCGGCGGCTGCTGGCGGACCCGCCCGGTGTGCGGTCCTGGCTGCGGCAGTTCCTGGAGGACTGCGACGAGGCTTTCTTCGCCGAGACCTGGTCCCGGCTGTGCCACCCGCTCGCGGCGGACGCCCGCCACAAGACGGAGCTGCTGCGGCACAGGGGCCTGGCCGAGGCGCTGGCCGCCGTGTCGCCCTCGATGACCCTGGACGGCGTCGGGAGCGCGGCGGAGCGGATCGTCGTGGACAAGCTGGTCGAGGGCCGCACGCACACCGGGGACGGGGGCCTGCTGCTCGTGCCGACCAGCCTGGGGCGGCCCCATCTCACCGTCCTGCACCGGTTCGGCTGGCAGCCGGTGATCCAGTACCCCGTGAGCGCGGCCGAGCCCGCCGCCCCGCTCTCCGTCGAGCAGTTGGCCCTGCGTATGGCCGCGCTCTCCCACCCCGTCCGGATGCGCCTGTGCCGCAACCTGGCCCGCGGCGCGAACACCACGGGGGAGCTGGCCCAGATGCTCGGCATGACCCCACCGGAGATATCCCGCCACCTGTCCGTCCTCAAGAAGGCGGGCCTCCTGACGACGCGCCGACGGGGACGGTACGTGCTGCACCAACTGGACGTGACGGTGGTGGCCCGCCTGGGGAGCGACTTCCTGGAGGGGTTGCTCAGGTAAGGCGGGCGACCGGGACAGAGCCCGGGACCGTCAGTCGAACCGGCTGTGCCGGGCGCCGACCGCCGCCTGCCACAGCCGGGTCCGCAGGGCGCCGTCGTGGTTCGGCCCGAGCCGGAGGCCGGCCAGGGTGGCGATGCGGTCGGTCGCGCGCAGTTCGGGCGGCAGCATGCGGCACAAGCACGCGCGCACCCCGGCGGTGGGTCAGCCCTGTCCGCCCGCCCGTACCAACCCCGTCTCGTATGCCAGGACGACCACCTGGACGCGGTCGCGGAGGCCCAGCTTGGTGAGGATGCGGCCCACGTGGGTCTTGACCGTGGCCTCGGAGAGGACGAGGCGGGCGGCGATCTCGCCGTTGGAGAGGCCCTGGGCGACGAGGATCATGACCTCGCGTTCGCGTTCGGTGAGCCGCTCCAGCTCCTTGTGCTGGGGTTGCGTTCCCGTGCTCGGGAGCATGGGCGCGAACCGGTCGAGCAGGCGCCGCGTGGTGGAGGGCGCGACCACGGCGTCGCCGCTGTGGACGGCACGGATGGCGGCCAGCAGTTCACCGGGCGGCACGTCCTTGAGCATGAAGCCGGAGGCGCCCGCCTTCAGCCCGGAGAAGGCGTACTCGTCGAGGTCGAAGGTGGTCAGGATGAGCACCTTCGGCGGGTTCGGGTCGGCGCAGATCCGGCGGGTGGCCTCGACACCGTCGAGCTTCGGCATCCGGACGTCCATGAGGACCACGTCCACGTCGGTCGCCCGTACGACCTGCAGGGCCTCGACGCCGTCGCCCGCCTCCGCCACGACCTCCATGTCCGGCTGGGCCGCCAGCACCATCCGGAAACCGGTGCGCAGCAGCACCTGGTCGTCGACGAGCATTACGCGGATCGCCATCGGGGTCCTCTTCCGTGTCTGAAGCGGGTCTACAGGAGCGGGTCTACAGGTGTCAGCGCGTGGCATGACCGTGTCAGTGCGCGGGCTTCAGGGGCAGCAGGGCGCTGATCCGGAAGCCGCCGCCGGGGCGGGGGCCCGCGTCCAGCGTGCCGCCGACCATACCGACGCGCTCGCGCATACCGATGAGGCCGTGTCCCTGGCCGTCGGGGCCGCCCTCCTCGTACAGCTCGTGGGGCGCTCCCTTGCCGTCGTCCTCGACGAGCAGACCGAGGCCGTCGTCGAAGTACACCAGCCGAACACTCGCACCGGCGTTCGACCCACCGTGCTTGCGGGTGTTGGTGAGGGCCTCCTGGACGATGCGGTACGCCGTCAGCTCCACACCGCTGGGCAGCGGGCGCGGGGTGCCCTCGATCTTGAAGTCGACGGGCAGGCCGGCCACCCGGCACTGCTCGACGAGGTCGTCGATCTGCTCGACATCGGGCTGGGGGACGTACTCGCCGACCTCCTTGTGCTCACCGGTGCGCAGCACGCCGAGCAGGCGGCGCATCTCGGCGAGGGCCTGGCGGCCGGTGGAGGAGATGGTCTCCAGGGCCTTCTTCGCCTGGTCGGGGGCGGCGTCCATGACGTACGCGGCACCGTCGGCCTGGACGACCATGACGGAGACGTTGTGCGCGACGACGTCGTGCAGT is from Streptomyces sp. NBC_01314 and encodes:
- the nadC gene encoding carboxylating nicotinate-nucleotide diphosphorylase, with the translated sequence MSTPELPLASGGGCGDGCACGADDGLTEEEYLECGLDPALAQLLADAGLDPVEVEDIANVAIQEDLDHGVDVTTVATIPEDARATADFTAREGGVVAGLRIAEAVLSVACSDEFEVERHVEDGDRVEAGQKLLSVTGATRDLLTAERSALNLLCRLSGIATATRAWADALEGTKAKVRDTRKTTPGLRSLEKFAVRCGGGVNHRMSLSDAALVKDNHVVAAGGVALAFRAVREMFPEVPIEVEVDTLHQLREVIDAGADLILLDNLTPVECEEAVAIVAGRAALEASGRLTLTNAKAYADTGVDYLAVGALTHSAPILDIGLDLRAAE
- a CDS encoding L-aspartate oxidase — encoded protein: MTSTGIRLHAPAPGWSVAADVVVVGSGVAGLTAALRCEAAGLRTVVVTKARLDDGSTRWAQGGIAAALGEGDTPEQHQDDTLVAGAGLCDEEAVRLLVTEGPDAVHRLIATGAHFDESEEGGLELTREGGHHRRRIAHAGGDATGAEISRALVEAVRARGLRTVENALVLDLLTDADGRTAGVTLHVMGEGQHDGVGAVHAPAVVLATGGMGQVFSATTNPSVSTGDGVALALRAGAEVSDLEFVQFHPTVLFLGADAEGQQPLVSEAVRGEGAHLVDADGIRFMLGQHELAELAPRDIVAKGIMRRMQEQGAEHMYLDARHFGAHMWEHRFPTILAACRAHGFDPVTEPIPVAPAAHYASGGVRTDSQGRTTVPGLYACGEVACTGVHGANRLASNSLLEGLVYAERIVADIAAAHAGNDLHARVPQPVPYAEKPAHPLLDPEIRFAIQRIMTEGAGVLRSETSLATAAAALDRLHAQARDTLAEHGKTAEPGVDTWETTNLLCVARVLVAAARLREETRGCHWREDHAERDDAVWRRHIVVRLNPDRTLAVHTTDTADFPPTRPHHQEQ
- the panC gene encoding pantoate--beta-alanine ligase; protein product: MTTTVLRTAGELHARARAGRRAVVMTMGALHEGHATLIRTAREIAGGTGEVVVTVFVNPLQFGAGEDLDRYPRTLDADVELAEASGADVVFAPSADEVYPGGEPQVRVTAGPMGERLEGASRPGHFDGMLTVVAKLLHLTRPDVALYGQKDAQQLALIRRMVRDLNFGMDIVGVPTVREDDGLALSSRNRYLSTEERRTALALSQALFAGSDRHAAQEALRARAREVPATRARAEALSAIGESRAAADAHAMAKAAPGGPAAVRAAARLVLDEALRMKPPLALDYLALVDPSDFTDIPDGFTGEAVLAVAARVGKTRLIDNIPLTFGAAS
- a CDS encoding Rossmann-like and DUF2520 domain-containing protein translates to MSTFQQPEPKDRPARLAVGVVGAGRVGPALAAALRLAGHRPVAVSGVSDASRRRAAELLPDVPLMSPADVLRHADLVLLTVPDDALPGLVEGLAETGSVRPGQLIVHTSGRYGAKVLDPALRAGALPLALHPAMTFTGTPVDVQRLAGCSFGVTAPDALRLAAEALVIEMGGEPEWIAEENRPLYHAALALGANHLVTLVAQSMELLRTAGVSAPDRMLGPLLGAALDNALRSGDAALTGPVARGDAGTVAAHVAELRAHAPAAVAGYLAMARATADRALAHGLLKPELAEDLLGVLAGGTDGTTGTGGTDGTEGDAP
- a CDS encoding low specificity L-threonine aldolase; this encodes MSETAGTAETTADEAATEESPATLRYKRRQAVHRAAGRVLARTSALATLRERLALLDAAGDVYDLDETADIYGNGVVEALETRTAALLGTEAAAFFPTGTMAQQVALRCWAARTGNPTVALHALAHPEMYERHAFSQVSGLRPVRLTSEPRLPTADEVRGLDEPFGALMLELPLREAGFVLPSWEELTELTEAARERDAVVHFDGARLWESATHFGRPVDEIAALADSVYVSYYKSLGAYGGAAIAGPRTLVDETKAWRHRYGGQLFQQFPTALSALVGLERELPRLPEYVRHARVVATALREGFAAAGVPWARVHPEEPHTNEFQVWLPYEVDVVAEAAVRQGEQTGALLFARPWDPGGPGLAVTEIEVRAAALEWTAADVRRAVADFVALVGKVAGE
- a CDS encoding DUF5937 family protein, translating into MSVRIDITGLRRERVAVVPSPLAELGMALHVLAEPGHHPGSRGWAAGVTARLDAHLADRLSEADFLWRTSFSDLFMPFAGIPGRDTLPGATLADDLDLLDKLTDDQFVDAGLEFVCSPEYAYDSQRPGALSDPEMRRRALHLAAARGPLQLRFTRRLLADPPGVRSWLRQFLEDCDEAFFAETWSRLCHPLAADARHKTELLRHRGLAEALAAVSPSMTLDGVGSAAERIVVDKLVEGRTHTGDGGLLLVPTSLGRPHLTVLHRFGWQPVIQYPVSAAEPAAPLSVEQLALRMAALSHPVRMRLCRNLARGANTTGELAQMLGMTPPEISRHLSVLKKAGLLTTRRRGRYVLHQLDVTVVARLGSDFLEGLLR
- a CDS encoding response regulator transcription factor, which produces MAIRVMLVDDQVLLRTGFRMVLAAQPDMEVVAEAGDGVEALQVVRATDVDVVLMDVRMPKLDGVEATRRICADPNPPKVLILTTFDLDEYAFSGLKAGASGFMLKDVPPGELLAAIRAVHSGDAVVAPSTTRRLLDRFAPMLPSTGTQPQHKELERLTEREREVMILVAQGLSNGEIAARLVLSEATVKTHVGRILTKLGLRDRVQVVVLAYETGLVRAGGQG
- a CDS encoding sensor histidine kinase translates to MQRLYDFLRRHPTWVDSFWAVVLLGMSLVSGAIDSDYAKDMNETAFVVISLALCLSIALRRRLPEKMLMLAAAAGFAQLILDVPRIPADFAMLVVIYTVAADGARWASWFALGGGLCAASLAQLRWTEQQMSTVGNAVLAIVLTVPFALAWVLGDSLRTRRAYFAQLEERAARLEKEREAQAKVAVAAERARIARELHDVVAHNVSVMVVQADGAAYVMDAAPDQAKKALETISSTGRQALAEMRRLLGVLRTGEHKEVGEYVPQPDVEQIDDLVEQCRVAGLPVDFKIEGTPRPLPSGVELTAYRIVQEALTNTRKHGGSNAGASVRLVYFDDGLGLLVEDDGKGAPHELYEEGGPDGQGHGLIGMRERVGMVGGTLDAGPRPGGGFRISALLPLKPAH